A stretch of Linepithema humile isolate Giens D197 chromosome 3, Lhum_UNIL_v1.0, whole genome shotgun sequence DNA encodes these proteins:
- the LOC105676395 gene encoding gastrula zinc finger protein xFG20-1-like — translation MRIKRVPRHRILQNSIRIATEGLLDEESDTDVEKDYNFTYTLDSFQAYHASSSRILSPNTLSTISSNELTLATSTSTLPLLTNDNNINEEVMNLSTKDASNRVDEIITDTSAEPEDKLKDSFLYKIMTDPNFLENIQRNKRAKKFVCLYCKEEFATCEELTSHMDAKKNDSNQIACCACKKTFAEKRYLKYHQRCHSERTKFTCDICTRKYTRLDNLTRHNVLHVNPDKFSCTMCNRTFTRKDLLNKHRKSHEKCNLYCVKCGKYFRSLLTLENHEKKWHCQVSNTSINATFSDSSVSAGNSVRKMENLVSESKVCKSQDLTSGGSLICKTDDIVRETQNLSSDIC, via the exons ATGAGAATTAAAAGAGTTCCAAGACACAGAATACTGCAAAACAGTATCAGGATTGCAACAGAAGGCCTTCTAGACGAAGAAAGTGATACAGATGTTGagaaagattataattttacatacacACTAGATTCATTTCAG GCGTATCACGCATCATCTTCAAGAATTCTTTCTCCAAATACGTTATCCACTATTTCGAGCAATGAATTAACCTTGGCCACATCCACCAGCACATTACCATTGCTCACTAACGATAACAACATTAACGAGGAGGTCATGAATCTGTCAACAAAGGATGCTTCCAATCGCGTTGATGAAATCATAACAGATACCTCCGCCGAGCCGGAGGATAAATTAAAGGACTCTTTCCTTTACAAGATTATGACTGATCCAAATTTTCTGGAAAATATACAGAGGAACAAGCGAGCGAAAAAGTTCGTTTGCCTTTACTGTAAGGAGGAATTCGCGACATGCGAGGAATTGACAAGTCATATGGATGCGAAGAAGAATGACAGCAATCAGATCGCCTGCTGCGCTTGCAAAAAGACTTTCGCCGAAAAGAGATACCTGAAGTACCATCAGCGATGTCACTCGGAGAGAACCAAGTTCACCTGTGACATTTGCACCAGGAAGTACACGAGGTTGGACAACTTGACGAGGCATAACGTGCTACATGTGAACCCTGACAAGTTTTCCTGCACAATGTGTAACAGAACGTTCACACGTAAGGATCTGTTGAACAAGCATCGGAAAAGCCACGAGAAGTGCAATCTTTACTGCGTGAAATGCGGCAAGTATTTTAGAAGTCTTCTCACGCTGGAAAATCATGAAAAGAAATGGCATTGCCAAGTATCGAATACTTCGATTAATGCGACTTTTTCCGACAGTTCAGTTTCTGCTGGAAATAGCGTTcgtaaaatggaaaatttagtTTCCGAGAGTAAAGTGTGTAAGAGTCAAGATTTAACTTCTGGTGGgagtttaatttgtaaaactgATGATATAGTTCGCGAAACTCAGAATTTATCTTCCGATATTTGTTag